The genomic region TTACTATAAAATATATTATTTTATAATATATCATTTATACTTATAATATCTCTAACTGAACAATGTTTATAAAGGAGGAGGTTATCAGTGAAAAAAATAAAAATCCTTGCTATTGTCGGATCGTTGCGGGAAAACTCCTATAACCGGCAGCTTGCAGTGACAGCGAAAGAAATACTTGGAGATCGGGTCAATTTTGAATTTCTTGATTACCAGGACGTACCGTATATGAATGAAGACATTGAATTTCCTGCCCCTGAAGCTGTAAAACGGGTTCGTGAGGAAGTAAAGTCTGCTGACGGAATTTGGTTCTTTACACCTGAGTATAACCACTTTTTCCCCGGTGTACTGAAAAATCTTATTGACTGGTTGTCCCGTCCAATCAGTGATGATGAACCACAGGTTCTTGCCGGAAAACCTGCTGCAATTAGTGGAATTTCTCTGGGGATGTGCGGAACAAGTATAGCCCAGGATCATTTAGTCACACTAATAAGCTTTTTGAATATGGATGTTATGAATTTTCCAAGAGTTACTATACCATATGCAATGGAACAGATCGACAGCAATGACAGGCTGGTACTGAAAGAAAGTTATCCTTTTTTAGAAAAACAAGCCAATGCTTTTGTGAAATTTATTCAGAAACGTATAAGAAACGTATAAATAAAAAGTGCCCTAAAGGAAATTAATCCTTTAGGACACCAAAAAACATTTAAAATTACATAATCACTTTAAACTATATTTTACTTTATATAATCACCTAAATACTTTACTAAATATTTTATATAATATCTTGTCATTTGCTGATAATCTCTGCATAAACTAATGTTTGATTCAGCAACTGGTATGCAACTTCTCCGAAAGTTACCGGCCCTGCGAAGGGTGGTGTTGCTTTACCATCAAGCTCGCCATAAAGGTAATTAAGAATGCAATTACAAGAAAAGATTGGTTTTACATTCTTAAATCCTTGCAGGTGTTCATTAAAGCTTTCTGCATAATTACTTACAGAACGCGCAAAACGATATTCTTTCCCGGCAAATACAGGAGCATAGAAATCTACTGTCTTGTTTTCTGCAGAAACTGACTTAATGGACACATTTACCAATACACTGTTATAGTCCGCCACCAATGGTAATTTTGTATCAATTTTATTATCTGCTATGTAATCTGCTAAAAACACTTCTTTTCCGTTGACTAAACATTTTGTCACTGATAAGGCATCTTCCGTGAATTCGATTATTGTATCATTTTCATCTATACTAAAAATGTTTACTATACCAAGGGAAGCCATTTTATCATCTGGCAGGCATATATGTAATGCAACTGCTTTGTCACTATACGAGACACCTGTAACACCATCATATACCTTAGCATTTGAACCGGTTGAAAGATCAAAACCAGAAATCCAACCAACTGTTGGATTCATAAAGATATTATCTGAATAAGGTGCCTCTTTTGCGTAAAATACAGCAACATCACTGGCAAAAGGCATAATTAAGAGCGTCAATCCGTTAGGATAGGCATCTTTTGTAATGTCTAATATATTATTCCTGTCATATACCATAGTTTTAGAATCAGCTGCACATGCAAATTCATTTACAAATAATCTATTTTTGCAGGTAATGCCACCATTTTCAGTTATAAAATAAGGAGTAGTCCCTGCAATCCAATTACCTTTCGGTAACTGTTTCAACAAAGATTCGTCAGCTGCAATATGTAATATTCTGCCTTCCTGGATTAATTTTGTTGCCTCATCAAGATTAACAAACATATTCTCTACCTCCTAAAGTTTTTTCAGTGCTTCAATATCTTTTCCTAAAATCGAAGAAAATTTTTCAAAAAAAGCTTTCATTTCCTGCAAACAATTATTTAGTTCCTCAGTTGACGGATTAATGGAATACTTCCTCTGTAATCTGGAAATTAACAGATTTAATCCCAGGTTTGCAGATTGGTACTTTGCTTGTTTCTTGATTAATTTCTCAAACTTCTGATCCAACTCCATGCTACGCTTCTCCTTCCTAACCCATTTTTTATGGGCGATTCACTTTTTATGTATTATACATCAATACTAATATCTATCAAAATTACTGAAAAAGCAAATATATATTGAATATATAATACTTAATCGGCAAATGTCTCATAAGACTTAATTAGCAGACAAGTCAAATCATTTCACTTCTTCAAAAAAAGGTTCAGCAGCTAAGAAAAGTCCAGTACTTACAGCAGAGCCAATGTTAAGTGAAAATCCTTATCCACACAAAAATTTAGAAAAAAATTGACATACCAATTAAATTAGTATAATATCCATTTTATATAAACTATATATAGTTATGGAATTTTTTAAAAGAAACTTTTAATTGACCATTTCATGAAAGCTGATGATAACAGAGTTTGATTGCATTAAAATAAAATCATTAAATTTGTATCTAATCTTTAAACTATGGGGGTAAGATCATGAAAAAACTGCTAATTAAGCAAATTGTACTTTCTGGATTATTTATTGCCATTGGGCTTTTATTGCCGTTTCTTACCGCACAAAATCCAGTCTTAGGTAAAAAATTACTTCCAATGCATCTTCCGGTTTTGCTTTGTGGTTTTGTTTGTGGATGGCCCTATGGCTTAATTGTCGGTTTCGTTTTGCCTGTTTTCAGGAGTATCTTGTTTGGAATGCCTCCCATGTTTCCTACTGCTGTAGCCATGTCTTTTGAACTGGCGGCTTATGGATGCTTGACTGGCCTTTCTTATAAATTGCTTCCCAAAAAGAATACATATATATTTGTATCATTAATTATAGCCATGATAGGAGGAAGAATCGTTTGGGGAGCCGTTAGCTATATACTGTATGGGTTGAGCAAAAGCGCATTTACATGGCAGCTTTTTGTGGCTGGTGCATTTCTTGATGCAATTCCGGGAATTGTACTTCAAATTATCATTATTCCAATTATTATATTTGCTCTGGATAGGGCAAAACTTATAGAAGATGTGAGATAAAATGACCATTAAGGCTTTGCTGCTTAAGCATTACCATTTGTATCCAAGGATGCAAATTCAGGATGTTGTCAAGCTTATATATCAGAATGAATTTGCCGGCGGACACATGATTGAAAATGAAGAGGATAGTTTGAGGAAATTGCAGAATGAATGGCATACTATAGAGACTTCCATAGGGGCTTATATTGAGCTTTTAGAACAAAATTCAACTGACAAAAAAACATCCTGTGATTTCTTTGAGGATATTGGCAACAATTTATACAGACTCAGTTTAATAGCTTTGAAATATAGTGACATCAGTTTAGAGACTATAAACAGATTTTTCGTAAATACTTCCAATTCCATCCAGGGAAGCATTCAGAGCTTTGAAAAGAAACTTGATGTACTCAGGCAATGTTGTAGTGATGGTCTGCTTCCTTATTCACTGGAAGAACTGGAAAATTATTTATATTCCTATAAGGAAAAAGGCTACCCGCCGGTTAGTCACAGTGAGACATACCGTGCTTCCTATTTTCCTGCGTACCGTATTGTAAAATCAGAATACTGTTATTTTTATGAAGTATTCTGCAGAATCGACTCTCTATTAAAATCAAAGGACATGGTAATAATAGCTATTGACGGAAACTGCGCTGCAGGAAAAAGCACCCTGGCTGCACTCTTGGCTGATGTATATGAGTGCAACCTGTTTCACATGGACGATTTCTTTCTTACACCTGAACTCAGAACAGAAGAGCGTTTGAAGGAGATAGGCGGAAATGTAGATTATGTCCGGTTCAAAGAGGAAGTAATGGATGGAATAAACAGCCGATGCAGATTCCAATACCGTAAATACGACTGCAGGCAAATGGCTTTTGGTGAGCCGGTATTAGTAACTCCTAAAAAACTTAATATCATAGAAGGCTCATATAGTATGCATCCCACATTGATAGGGAACTACGATCTGAAGATTTTTCTACATATTGATGAAAAAGAGCAAAAATCCAGAATTATAAATAGAAACGGGGCTTTCATGCTTAAAAAGTTTCTTGATTTATGGATACCGCTGGAGAACCTGTACTTTAAAGAATTAAATATAAAGGGACAAAGTGATTTGGTTTATGACCTATCATCTTTTCTCTTTGTCCACACTCCGCTTATCAAATAAGCAAATTTACTTCGCTGAGGGATTCAGTGGGAGTCTTGCAATCTCCCATTGAAGAAGGTTGTTATAATAATTTGCATCAATTTAGCTCATGCATATACAAACGAGAGACTTCCTGGCGCTTGGATAACCAGCCTTATATAAGCAAACTTAACTCCATGTAAGCAAGCTTAACTTCACAAAATTCATGTTTTTATCTTATGAATA from Clostridiaceae bacterium harbors:
- a CDS encoding NAD(P)H-dependent oxidoreductase; amino-acid sequence: MKKIKILAIVGSLRENSYNRQLAVTAKEILGDRVNFEFLDYQDVPYMNEDIEFPAPEAVKRVREEVKSADGIWFFTPEYNHFFPGVLKNLIDWLSRPISDDEPQVLAGKPAAISGISLGMCGTSIAQDHLVTLISFLNMDVMNFPRVTIPYAMEQIDSNDRLVLKESYPFLEKQANAFVKFIQKRIRNV
- a CDS encoding ECF transporter S component — its product is MKKLLIKQIVLSGLFIAIGLLLPFLTAQNPVLGKKLLPMHLPVLLCGFVCGWPYGLIVGFVLPVFRSILFGMPPMFPTAVAMSFELAAYGCLTGLSYKLLPKKNTYIFVSLIIAMIGGRIVWGAVSYILYGLSKSAFTWQLFVAGAFLDAIPGIVLQIIIIPIIIFALDRAKLIEDVR